In Leucobacter sp. CX169, a single genomic region encodes these proteins:
- a CDS encoding GntR family transcriptional regulator: MLIKIDPTSDRPIYEQIAGSVRADAVRGRILPGASLPTARDVAAGLGINMHTVLRAYQQLRDEGLIDLRRGRGAVVTEAAGQLSELHREVRALVAQAAALGVTRETLAAIVQEDYAQLDHRQEERS; encoded by the coding sequence CGCCCCATTTACGAGCAGATCGCTGGCTCGGTCCGCGCTGACGCGGTTCGGGGCAGGATCCTGCCGGGGGCGAGCCTGCCGACTGCGCGCGACGTCGCCGCAGGCCTCGGCATCAACATGCACACCGTGCTGCGCGCCTATCAGCAGCTGCGCGACGAGGGCCTCATTGATCTGCGGCGCGGCCGTGGGGCCGTCGTCACCGAGGCCGCGGGGCAATTGTCCGAGCTCCACCGCGAGGTTCGGGCGCTCGTCGCCCAGGCCGCGGCGCTCGGCGTCACCCGCGAGACGCTCGCCGCGATCGTGCAAGAGGACTACGCGCAATTGGATCACCGCCAGGAGGAACGCTCATGA
- a CDS encoding N-acetyltransferase, protein MTLRLAPISSDQFPAWVERSIAEYAADLVTTGVAPGEARRRAAESMAEEFPGGAPSAENAVFDLVAGDGAIVGYLWVGEDHSDDPTSWWVWDVVVDAGQRGQGHGRAAMRLAEAYARSEGATMLGLSVFRFNVAARGLYEALGYEITGSDAVSIKMSKRL, encoded by the coding sequence ATGACCCTCCGCTTGGCGCCGATCAGCAGTGACCAGTTCCCTGCGTGGGTGGAGCGCAGCATCGCGGAGTACGCGGCCGACCTCGTCACGACCGGAGTCGCCCCGGGGGAGGCTCGGCGCAGAGCGGCCGAGAGTATGGCCGAGGAGTTCCCCGGGGGAGCCCCGAGCGCCGAGAACGCCGTGTTCGACCTGGTCGCGGGCGATGGCGCGATCGTCGGGTACCTGTGGGTCGGCGAGGACCACTCGGACGACCCGACCTCCTGGTGGGTGTGGGACGTCGTCGTCGACGCGGGTCAGCGCGGGCAGGGGCACGGCCGCGCGGCCATGCGGCTCGCCGAGGCCTACGCTCGTTCCGAGGGCGCGACGATGCTCGGCCTCAGCGTCTTCCGCTTCAATGTTGCGGCCCGCGGCCTCTACGAAGCGCTCGGGTACGAGATCACCGGTAGCGATGCCGTCAGCATCAAGATGAGCAAGCGGCTGTAG
- a CDS encoding CPBP family intramembrane glutamic endopeptidase — MSAENPAEPAEVAVPACAVPPAVVPPAAVADGPVPPAPGTAPGERVRWGAVTAFVLIACGLAWLAILPVWLNDGDFATFGGVLPVVMMYTPALATLVVVYAMRAPANGRARYLGLWPLRPAKRVIWFSVAAIFGPLVLIAVGILLSAAFGLAKLDLVGFSGFSGFAALLSESVPPELMSSLPPMGVLVVTQLIMIPVGAVFNIFATFGEEIGWRGWLLPALRPLGVWPALIISGVIWGLWHSPMILLGYNFARTDWTGVAFMVGGCVAWGVLLGWTRLRTGSVWPAVFAHGALNAGGGAILLFAMAGAPLDLAIVGPIGVVAWGVVAVAVVVLVLTGQFRQEPALAGPRRGVAPAAPSAPAETENATGER, encoded by the coding sequence ATGAGTGCCGAGAACCCTGCAGAGCCGGCGGAGGTCGCTGTGCCCGCGTGCGCCGTGCCACCCGCCGTCGTGCCACCCGCCGCGGTCGCGGATGGCCCCGTCCCACCTGCGCCGGGCACTGCGCCGGGGGAGCGCGTGCGCTGGGGCGCCGTCACCGCTTTCGTGCTCATCGCGTGCGGGCTCGCGTGGCTCGCGATTCTGCCCGTGTGGCTGAACGACGGCGACTTTGCGACCTTCGGTGGCGTGCTGCCGGTCGTCATGATGTACACGCCGGCGCTCGCCACCCTGGTCGTGGTCTATGCGATGCGGGCGCCTGCAAACGGGCGGGCCCGGTACCTCGGCCTGTGGCCACTCCGCCCCGCGAAGCGGGTGATCTGGTTCAGCGTGGCCGCCATCTTCGGTCCGCTGGTGCTGATCGCGGTCGGGATCCTGCTTTCGGCGGCCTTCGGGCTCGCGAAGCTTGATCTCGTGGGGTTCTCGGGGTTCTCGGGGTTTGCGGCGTTGCTCAGCGAGAGTGTGCCGCCCGAGTTGATGTCGAGCCTGCCGCCGATGGGCGTGCTCGTCGTGACGCAGCTGATCATGATTCCGGTCGGCGCGGTGTTCAACATCTTCGCGACGTTCGGAGAAGAAATCGGGTGGCGCGGGTGGCTGCTGCCGGCGCTCCGCCCGCTCGGGGTCTGGCCCGCACTCATCATCTCCGGCGTGATCTGGGGGCTCTGGCACTCGCCGATGATCCTGCTCGGCTACAACTTCGCGCGCACCGACTGGACCGGTGTGGCCTTCATGGTCGGCGGCTGCGTCGCCTGGGGCGTGCTGCTGGGATGGACGCGGCTGCGCACCGGATCGGTCTGGCCCGCGGTCTTCGCCCACGGCGCGCTGAACGCGGGCGGCGGGGCGATCCTGCTCTTCGCGATGGCGGGGGCGCCGCTGGATCTCGCGATCGTCGGCCCCATCGGCGTCGTGGCGTGGGGCGTGGTGGCGGTGGCCGTCGTCGTGCTCGTGCTCACGGGGCAGTTCCGGCAGGAGCCGGCGCTGGCGGGGCCGCGGCGCGGGGTCGCACCCGCAGCGCCGAGCGCCCCGGCTGAGACCGAGAACGCGACCGGTGAGCGCTAG
- a CDS encoding ester cyclase has translation MNRSTHDTVRQFLDVVRSGAAPERAGEFLAPTVFAHQVRAPEGSVIQRDPQDYAEHVREMTEQFGAFELVVDELIVDGVKVYARWTQHGTHSGEIEGFSPTGRPITTIGSAVYRVERGLIAEYWIQQDAAGLMAQLQAGA, from the coding sequence GTGAATCGCAGCACCCATGACACCGTTCGCCAGTTCCTCGACGTCGTTCGCAGCGGCGCCGCACCCGAACGGGCAGGCGAGTTTCTCGCCCCGACCGTGTTCGCGCACCAGGTGCGGGCGCCCGAGGGATCTGTCATTCAGCGCGACCCGCAGGACTATGCGGAGCACGTGCGCGAGATGACCGAGCAATTCGGGGCATTCGAGCTGGTGGTGGACGAGCTCATCGTCGACGGGGTGAAGGTGTATGCGCGATGGACCCAGCACGGCACTCACTCCGGGGAGATCGAGGGGTTCTCGCCGACCGGGCGCCCCATCACCACAATCGGAAGTGCCGTGTACCGGGTCGAGCGGGGACTGATTGCGGAGTACTGGATCCAGCAAGACGCCGCGGGGCTCATGGCACAGCTGCAGGCCGGGGCGTAG
- a CDS encoding DUF1648 domain-containing protein, translating to MTDITQAARAEVATARRVFFWVAIVAPTLIVLAGTAVIIAWLPQLPDPIATHWGSGPRPTGFSSPMAAVWLTLGMGLGMTALFGGIVWLEARQRPDTWGWSQRLMGAMGPAMAVFLTVLFVGMVGIQRGLADAADAGNVDPMLWAGLASALVIGVIAWFVQPKAEFARPTVTGAPIELAPGERAVWIAETRMGTGALVSLGLLALALLVSATVMLAAGTEVWWLMLLVSLIIVFGIVTCTVYRVRIDSRGLLVRSLVGWPAFHYTPDRITAVAVVDVAPMAEYGGWGLRFIPGSTGVLMRGGEGIQVTLTSGRTFVVTVDDAATGAGLLQAVVPGSQTTSETEPGLKGEPS from the coding sequence ATGACCGACATCACGCAGGCTGCTCGGGCCGAGGTGGCGACCGCCCGCCGGGTCTTCTTCTGGGTCGCGATCGTCGCGCCGACGCTGATCGTGTTGGCGGGCACTGCGGTCATCATCGCGTGGTTGCCGCAGCTGCCTGATCCCATCGCGACGCACTGGGGCAGTGGGCCGCGGCCCACAGGGTTCTCGTCGCCGATGGCGGCCGTGTGGCTGACGCTCGGCATGGGGCTCGGCATGACCGCTCTGTTCGGCGGCATTGTCTGGCTCGAGGCCCGTCAACGCCCCGACACCTGGGGCTGGTCGCAGCGGCTTATGGGGGCGATGGGCCCCGCGATGGCGGTGTTCCTGACCGTTCTCTTCGTCGGAATGGTCGGCATACAGCGCGGGCTGGCCGACGCGGCCGACGCCGGCAACGTTGACCCGATGCTGTGGGCCGGGCTCGCGAGCGCCCTCGTCATCGGCGTGATCGCCTGGTTCGTGCAGCCGAAGGCCGAGTTCGCGCGCCCGACCGTGACCGGGGCGCCGATCGAGTTGGCGCCCGGGGAGCGCGCCGTCTGGATCGCGGAGACCCGCATGGGAACCGGAGCCCTCGTGTCGCTCGGGCTGCTCGCCCTCGCCCTCCTTGTCAGCGCTACCGTCATGCTCGCCGCGGGCACCGAGGTGTGGTGGCTCATGCTGCTCGTGAGCCTCATCATCGTGTTCGGCATCGTGACGTGCACCGTGTATCGCGTGCGCATTGACTCGCGCGGGCTGCTGGTGCGCTCACTTGTCGGTTGGCCTGCGTTTCATTACACCCCCGACAGGATCACCGCGGTCGCCGTCGTCGATGTCGCCCCGATGGCGGAATACGGTGGCTGGGGCCTGCGCTTCATCCCCGGCAGCACCGGCGTGCTGATGCGCGGCGGCGAAGGGATCCAGGTCACGTTGACTAGCGGACGCACCTTCGTCGTGACCGTCGACGACGCCGCGACCGGCGCGGGGCTGCTGCAGGCGGTCGTGCCTGGCAGCCAGACCACCAGCGAAACTGAACCTGGACTCAAAGGAGAGCCGTCATGA